One window of the Emticicia oligotrophica DSM 17448 genome contains the following:
- a CDS encoding LytR/AlgR family response regulator transcription factor: MLRCFIVDDEPPAINLLTQYINETPFLQLIGSATDPTQALNEIKSLEIDILFLDIQMPKITGFELIEILKPKCSVIMTTAFTEYAISGYEYQVSDYLVKPIRYERFLKAVTKVLNEFPKVASNIKANEDEFLFVKTEHRGKFKKIEYSDIKYVEGLQNYIRIYLKSQDNAVVTYIRIGEILEKLPLNKFVRVHKSYIVALDEIEALDGNEIFLKTLSRIPAGGVYKSELLEKFKDSFIIGNQKKGGLK, from the coding sequence ATGCTAAGATGTTTTATAGTGGATGATGAACCACCAGCAATTAACCTACTTACTCAATATATTAATGAAACCCCTTTTTTACAGCTAATTGGTTCAGCCACTGACCCAACTCAAGCCCTAAATGAAATTAAATCTTTGGAAATAGATATACTATTTTTAGATATACAAATGCCAAAAATAACAGGGTTTGAATTAATAGAAATCTTAAAACCCAAATGTTCGGTCATTATGACCACTGCATTTACAGAGTACGCTATTTCTGGGTATGAGTACCAAGTTTCTGATTATTTAGTGAAGCCTATTCGATATGAAAGATTTTTGAAAGCTGTAACAAAAGTATTAAATGAATTTCCTAAAGTGGCATCAAATATCAAAGCCAATGAAGATGAATTCCTTTTTGTAAAAACTGAACATCGAGGTAAATTCAAGAAGATTGAGTATAGTGATATAAAATATGTGGAAGGCTTACAAAATTATATACGTATTTATCTCAAAAGTCAAGATAATGCAGTAGTTACGTATATCAGGATAGGTGAAATTTTGGAAAAGCTACCATTAAATAAATTTGTTAGAGTTCATAAATCCTATATTGTAGCATTAGATGAAATAGAAGCTCTGGATGGTAATGAAATATTTTTAAAAACATTGTCGAGAATACCCGCAGGAGGTGTTTATAAGTCCGAACTCCTTGAAAAATTTAAAGACTCCTTCATAATTGGTAATCAGAAAAAGGGAGGTTTGAAATAA
- a CDS encoding vitamin K epoxide reductase family protein has protein sequence MFRFTSQKDNAVAATYQYLKAIGAKVTEETVEETLKNHPDYPSLLATSDALNEWKIENVTVRIKPEQLSELQTPFLTYLYINDGIFVLVKSIKNDFIEWVHTTEGFKREKTDEFLKKWNGVVLMAETNADSGEKNFTENNKKEILSNLRTPVLLLGATLLVISIFYYNFSTNWHYNALLLTKFAGIIVSSLLLWQIIDKNNPFINNLCQAGGKANCNAILSSNAAQVTSWLSWSEVGFFYFVGGFVALLINPNSMFILWGIGSTALFYTFWSIYYQAFVVKQWCTLCLSIQMLFIVEFLLNIQFLWEFNLNFSKLNYSELVAILSAVSGAVLFWIFLKPILQKSQQVSPLKNDLRRFKNNPNLFLSLLQNQAEIPYFPQDMTLFGNPNAEHKLTMVTNPFCQPCAKTHKIVEELLFTNENLKCQVIFSASNHKDDKRGIVARTILSLPKDQQAIALHQWYENEERNIEKWQTQLGSIGNEKTENIIEQHKTFCEVAKVEGTPTLYLDGYKLPQLYRLADLKGILKYLPTADLQINHK, from the coding sequence ATGTTTAGATTTACCTCTCAAAAAGACAACGCTGTTGCGGCTACTTACCAATATCTCAAAGCTATTGGTGCAAAAGTAACTGAAGAAACAGTAGAAGAAACCCTCAAAAATCACCCAGATTATCCAAGTCTTTTGGCCACGAGTGATGCACTTAATGAGTGGAAGATTGAAAATGTTACTGTCCGTATAAAACCAGAACAGTTGAGCGAATTACAAACTCCGTTTTTGACATATCTCTATATTAATGATGGGATTTTTGTTTTAGTAAAATCTATCAAAAATGATTTTATTGAATGGGTTCATACAACAGAAGGCTTTAAGAGAGAAAAAACAGATGAATTTTTGAAAAAATGGAATGGTGTAGTTTTGATGGCAGAAACTAATGCCGATTCTGGTGAGAAAAACTTTACTGAAAATAATAAAAAAGAAATTCTCAGTAACTTGCGAACTCCAGTACTTTTACTTGGTGCTACGCTACTCGTTATTAGTATATTTTACTACAATTTTAGCACTAATTGGCATTACAATGCCCTTTTGCTTACAAAATTTGCGGGTATTATCGTTAGTTCTTTATTGCTTTGGCAAATCATTGACAAGAATAACCCTTTTATAAATAACCTTTGTCAAGCTGGAGGTAAAGCTAATTGTAATGCCATTTTAAGCTCAAATGCTGCCCAAGTTACTTCGTGGTTGAGTTGGTCGGAAGTTGGTTTTTTCTACTTTGTAGGTGGTTTTGTAGCCTTATTGATAAATCCTAATTCCATGTTTATACTTTGGGGAATTGGTTCAACAGCATTATTTTATACGTTTTGGTCTATCTATTATCAGGCATTTGTAGTCAAACAATGGTGTACGCTCTGTTTATCAATCCAAATGCTATTTATTGTAGAATTTTTGTTAAATATCCAATTTCTTTGGGAGTTCAATTTGAATTTTTCAAAACTGAATTATAGCGAATTAGTAGCTATCTTATCGGCAGTGAGTGGGGCTGTACTATTTTGGATATTCTTAAAACCTATTTTACAAAAAAGCCAACAAGTATCACCTTTAAAAAATGACCTAAGACGTTTTAAAAATAACCCTAATCTGTTTTTAAGTTTGTTACAAAATCAGGCTGAAATACCATATTTCCCTCAAGATATGACTCTATTTGGTAATCCGAACGCTGAACACAAACTAACAATGGTAACGAATCCATTTTGCCAACCATGTGCTAAAACCCATAAAATTGTTGAGGAATTATTATTTACCAACGAAAATTTGAAATGCCAAGTAATTTTTTCTGCAAGTAACCATAAAGATGACAAACGAGGAATTGTGGCACGCACAATCCTTTCATTACCCAAAGACCAACAAGCAATTGCCTTACATCAATGGTATGAAAATGAAGAACGGAATATTGAAAAATGGCAAACTCAATTGGGTTCAATTGGAAATGAAAAGACTGAAAACATAATAGAACAGCATAAAACCTTTTGTGAAGTTGCCAAAGTAGAGGGTACACCAACTCTATATTTAGACGGTTATAAGTTGCCTCAGCTATATCGTTTGGCAGACCTAAAAGGTATTTTAAAGTATTTACCAACAGCGGATTTGCAAATCAACCATAAATAA